The Ranitomeya imitator isolate aRanImi1 chromosome 6, aRanImi1.pri, whole genome shotgun sequence genome window below encodes:
- the EVX1 gene encoding homeobox even-skipped homolog protein 1, whose amino-acid sequence MDARKDMVMFLEGGPLGTLVGKRMSNLSDTVGSPIQEPQEKMIPRSCLSPRSGPMASRERAEEEVEVVSGTDADSRSSAALLRASPRPDPSSAKGQHSSSDTESDFYEEIEVSCTPDCTTASNDYQHSKGQCSETMGGSPVNGSDSSKASGGSQGSLSCSGDQMRRYRTAFTREQIARLEKEFYRENYVSRPRRCELAAALNLPETTIKVWFQNRRMKDKRQRLAMTWPHPADPAFYTYMMSHAAATGNLPYPFPSHLPLPYYSHMGIGTTTASAAAPFSSPLRPLDTFRVLSHPYPRPELLCAFRHPSIYASPAHGLTAGGTPCSCLACHSTSPNGLAQRSAASDFNCSSSSRSDSFLTFTPSVLSKSTIPLDQREEVPLTR is encoded by the exons ATGGATGCCAGGAAGGACATGGTCATGTTTCTGGAGGGAGGACCACTTGGCACTCTAGTTGGCAAGAGAATGTCTAATTTGTCGGACACAGTGGGAAGCCCCATTCAGGAGCCGCAGGAGAAAATGATTCCGAGAAGCTGCTTGAGCCCTAGATCTGGCCCCATGGCATCCAGGGAGAGggcagaggaggaggtggaggttgTATCAGGGACCGATGCGGACAGCAGATCGTCAGCAGCGCTGCTCCGCGCCTCACCCCGTCCGGATCCATCATCTGCCAAGGGGCAGCACAGCAGCTCGGACACCGAGTCGGATTTTTACGAGGAGATTGAAGTAAGCTGCACCCCGGACTGCACCACAGCCAGCAACGACTACCAACACAGCAAAG GTCAGTGCTCTGAGACCATGGGTGGCAGTCCTGTGAATGGGAGCGATTCATCAAAGGCAAGTGGTGGATCTCAAGGCTCCTTGTCCTGCTCAGGGGACCAGATGCGCAGATACAGGACAGCCTTCACCAGGGAGCAGATAGCACGTCTGGAGAAGGAGTTCTACAGGGAGAACTATGTGTCCAGGCCCAGGAGATGTGAACTGGCTGCAGCCCTGAACCTGCCAGAAACTACTATCAAG GTATGGTTTCAGAACAGAAGGATGAAGGATAAACGTCAGCGCCTGGCAATGACCTGGCCCCATCCTGCAGATCCAGCATTTTATACCTACATGATGAGCCATGCAGCAGCTACTGGCAACCTACCTTACCCTTTTCCATCTCACCTACCTCTTCCTTACTACTCTCACATGGGTATTGGCACCACTACAGCCTCAGCTGCAGCCCCCTTTAGCTCCCCACTGAGACCACTGGACACCTTCAGAGTCCTCTCTCATCCTTACCCTAGGCCAGAACTCTTATGTGCTTTTCGGCATCCTTCCATTTATGCCAGCCCTGCTCATGGACTTACTGCTGGTGGCACCCCATGCTCCTGTTTGGCATGCCACTCTACGTCTCCCAATGGGCTGGCACAAAGGTCTGCAGCATCTGACTTTAACTGCTCATCATCCTCAAGATCAGACTCCTTCCTCACCTTCACCCCATCAGTCCTGAGCAAATCCACTATTCCTTTAGACCAGAGAGAAGAAGTACCACTGACCAGATAA